The following are encoded in a window of Microbacterium sp. LWO13-1.2 genomic DNA:
- a CDS encoding TetR/AcrR family transcriptional regulator: MPRPPLARERVLDAFEALVIADGERSATLDATAKAAGVSKGGLLYHFGSKDELVAGMLERLDALTTADLERMSSAAEGPVAYYVRTSVMEDDALDRALIAASRLAQAGSSAAADALRNVRRRWADQIRPHVRDDASLDLVMLVSDGLYFNNSLDVHGPERLIPNGDELRDLIELVLRATA; encoded by the coding sequence ATGCCCCGACCGCCGCTCGCACGTGAACGTGTCCTCGATGCCTTCGAGGCGCTCGTCATCGCCGATGGAGAGCGCTCAGCCACACTGGATGCCACGGCCAAGGCAGCGGGTGTCTCCAAGGGCGGCCTGCTCTACCATTTCGGCTCGAAGGACGAACTCGTCGCCGGGATGCTCGAGCGCCTGGATGCACTGACGACGGCGGACCTGGAGCGCATGTCGTCCGCCGCAGAAGGCCCGGTCGCGTACTACGTGCGGACCTCGGTGATGGAGGATGACGCGCTCGATCGGGCCCTCATCGCCGCTTCTCGGCTGGCTCAGGCCGGATCATCGGCGGCAGCAGACGCACTCAGAAACGTCCGCAGACGTTGGGCGGATCAGATCCGGCCCCATGTGCGCGACGACGCGAGTCTTGATCTCGTGATGCTCGTCAGCGACGGTCTCTACTTCAACAACTCGCTCGACGTGCACGGGCCCGAGCGACTCATTCCGAACGGCGACGAGCTCCGAGACCTCATCGAGCTGGTGCTGCGGGCAACCGCCTGA
- a CDS encoding DUF2867 domain-containing protein: MNREPSFVSLAFGDGRFDHGDVFFVSIPPQAPSDPRLWAETMFSPSSVPRAVQGLFAVRMLFASLLGLRPAPSGVFDVREVVGDEALMAFDDEHLDFRCAVGVDVHSGIVRVTTVVRLHGWRGRLYFTPVSLLHPLIVQSMLRRTRRVLVRGR; encoded by the coding sequence ATGAACCGCGAGCCCTCTTTCGTCAGCCTCGCCTTCGGTGACGGCAGGTTCGATCACGGAGACGTCTTCTTCGTCTCGATCCCGCCGCAGGCGCCGAGCGATCCTCGCCTCTGGGCGGAGACGATGTTCTCGCCGTCCTCGGTGCCGCGCGCCGTGCAGGGACTGTTCGCCGTGCGGATGCTCTTCGCTTCGCTGCTCGGCCTCCGACCAGCTCCGTCGGGTGTCTTCGACGTGCGCGAGGTGGTCGGCGACGAAGCCCTGATGGCGTTCGACGATGAACACCTGGATTTCCGATGCGCCGTCGGAGTGGACGTGCATTCCGGGATCGTCAGGGTGACCACGGTGGTCCGGCTGCACGGGTGGCGCGGGCGGTTGTACTTCACTCCGGTGAGCCTGCTGCATCCGCTGATCGTGCAGTCGATGCTCCGTCGAACCAGACGGGTTCTCGTGCGGGGGAGGTGA
- the serA gene encoding phosphoglycerate dehydrogenase — protein MPKPVVLIAEELSPATIEALGPDFEVRNVDGTDRAALFSALAESDAVLVRSATKIDEEALSHAPKLKVVARAGVGLDNVDIKAATTAGVMVVNAPTSNIVSAAELTVGHILSLARRIPAAHASLSAGAWKRSSFTGAELFEKTVGIIGLGRIGALVAARLAAFDMRVVAYDPYVTSARAQQLGVQLLSLDELVAESDFITIHMPKTPETTGMLGAEQFKAMKPSAFVVNVARGGLIDEVALHEALVAGEIAGAGLDVFTSEPPAEGGSARALLDLPNVVVTPHLGASTEEAQEKAGVSVARSVRLALGGDLVPDAVNVAGGVIDPYVRPGISLVDKLGQIFAALATSPLTSLDVEVHGELNDYDVSVLKLAALKGVFTNIVSETVSYVNAPLLAEQRGVAVRLIQDDVSDEYRNVITLRGALSDGSQLSVSGTLTGPKQIEKLVGINDHAVELPIEKHHVVMLYTDRPGIVAVYGQKFGQAGINIAGMQIARQAAGAQALSILTLDSPVSDDLLDDVSSAIDADLFRQIEITEA, from the coding sequence GTGCCGAAGCCCGTTGTGCTCATCGCCGAAGAACTCTCTCCCGCCACGATCGAGGCCCTGGGCCCGGACTTCGAGGTCCGCAACGTCGACGGCACCGACCGCGCGGCGCTGTTCTCCGCGTTGGCAGAGTCGGACGCAGTGCTCGTCCGCTCAGCGACGAAGATCGATGAGGAGGCGCTCAGCCACGCGCCGAAGCTCAAGGTCGTCGCCCGTGCCGGCGTCGGTCTCGACAACGTCGACATCAAGGCGGCCACCACTGCCGGTGTGATGGTCGTCAACGCCCCGACCTCGAACATCGTCTCCGCCGCCGAGCTCACCGTCGGCCACATCCTCAGCCTCGCCCGTCGCATTCCCGCGGCGCACGCGTCGCTGTCGGCCGGGGCCTGGAAGCGCAGCTCCTTCACCGGCGCCGAACTCTTCGAGAAGACCGTCGGCATCATCGGCCTCGGCCGCATCGGCGCCCTCGTCGCGGCCCGCCTCGCCGCCTTCGACATGCGCGTCGTCGCCTACGACCCCTATGTCACCTCCGCACGCGCCCAGCAGCTCGGCGTGCAGCTGCTCTCGCTGGACGAGCTCGTCGCGGAGTCGGACTTCATCACGATCCACATGCCGAAGACCCCGGAGACCACCGGCATGCTCGGCGCTGAGCAGTTCAAGGCGATGAAGCCCTCCGCGTTCGTCGTGAACGTCGCCCGCGGCGGCCTGATCGATGAGGTCGCACTGCACGAGGCACTGGTCGCCGGCGAGATCGCCGGCGCCGGACTCGACGTCTTCACCTCAGAGCCCCCCGCCGAGGGCGGCTCCGCGCGCGCACTGCTCGATCTGCCGAACGTCGTGGTCACCCCGCACCTCGGCGCAAGCACCGAGGAGGCGCAGGAGAAGGCCGGCGTCTCGGTCGCCCGCTCCGTGCGCCTGGCGCTCGGTGGAGACCTGGTGCCGGATGCCGTGAACGTCGCCGGCGGTGTCATCGACCCGTACGTGCGCCCCGGTATCTCCCTCGTCGACAAGCTCGGTCAGATCTTCGCCGCTCTCGCGACTTCGCCGCTGACGAGCCTCGACGTCGAGGTGCACGGTGAGCTCAACGACTACGACGTCAGCGTGCTCAAGCTCGCCGCGCTCAAGGGCGTCTTCACGAACATCGTCAGCGAGACGGTCTCGTACGTGAACGCACCTCTGCTCGCTGAGCAGCGGGGCGTCGCCGTCCGTCTCATCCAGGACGACGTGAGCGACGAGTACCGCAACGTCATCACGCTGCGCGGCGCCCTCTCCGATGGCTCGCAGCTGTCGGTGTCCGGCACGCTGACCGGACCGAAGCAGATCGAGAAGCTCGTCGGCATCAACGACCACGCCGTCGAACTCCCGATCGAGAAGCACCACGTCGTGATGCTGTACACGGACCGCCCCGGAATCGTCGCCGTCTACGGGCAGAAGTTCGGCCAGGCCGGCATCAACATCGCTGGTATGCAGATCGCGCGTCAGGCCGCCGGTGCGCAGGCGCTCAGCATCCTCACCTTGGACTCGCCGGTCTCCGACGATCTGCTCGACGACGTCTCGAGCGCGATCGACGCCGACCTGTTCCGTCAGATCGAGATCACCGAGGCGTGA
- a CDS encoding alpha-L-fucosidase, whose amino-acid sequence MMNFEKRTGPDFGAAAPTYPTNGVPDWYRDAKLGFFVHWGLYSVPAWAVQHGDGVNIPTEDAYAWHQYAEWYGNTVRIAGSPTWERHQRLYGPGTSYEDLADRWDASAFDADAFVGELVDAGAQYIVPTTKHHEGFCLWGTGTTGFNAVARGPRRDLIAEFHDATRRAGAKFGVYYSGALDWHVSDFPAIESDTDLFRYRRTDEHFARYSAAQLEELVERFSPDLLWNDIEWPDGGKGPEAYGVAAFLSRYFDAVPGGVVNDRWGVPYHGFLTREYTDIPDIISEPWESTRGLGYSFGYNQDEDARHSLSGAALVRLLVDVVAKNGNLLINVGPAADGSIPELQRDAMRELGAWLRVNGDAIYGTRPWIRMGEQAGVPVRYTRSADGVHLHTLDPSVGTVALPAEFGDVEMRWRDGTPARAERDAHGIRSVEVPVGLRGEPVAVLTASGI is encoded by the coding sequence ATGATGAACTTCGAGAAGCGCACCGGTCCGGACTTCGGCGCGGCCGCGCCGACCTATCCGACGAACGGCGTGCCGGACTGGTACCGCGACGCGAAGCTCGGCTTCTTCGTGCACTGGGGCCTGTACTCGGTGCCCGCCTGGGCCGTGCAGCACGGTGACGGCGTGAACATCCCGACTGAGGATGCGTACGCCTGGCATCAGTACGCGGAGTGGTACGGCAACACCGTCCGCATCGCAGGCAGCCCCACCTGGGAGCGCCACCAGCGTCTGTACGGCCCCGGTACGTCATACGAGGATCTCGCCGATCGATGGGACGCCTCGGCATTCGACGCCGACGCTTTTGTCGGCGAGCTGGTGGATGCCGGAGCGCAGTACATCGTCCCGACGACGAAGCACCACGAGGGGTTCTGTCTCTGGGGCACCGGGACGACCGGATTCAATGCGGTCGCCCGCGGTCCCCGCCGGGATCTGATCGCGGAGTTCCACGATGCCACCCGTCGCGCGGGGGCCAAGTTCGGCGTCTACTATTCAGGGGCTCTGGACTGGCACGTGAGTGACTTCCCGGCCATCGAGTCCGACACGGACCTCTTTCGATATCGCCGTACCGACGAGCATTTCGCCCGCTATTCGGCGGCGCAGCTCGAGGAGCTCGTCGAGCGCTTCTCGCCGGATCTCCTGTGGAACGACATCGAGTGGCCGGACGGCGGCAAAGGGCCGGAGGCCTACGGCGTGGCCGCGTTCCTGTCGAGATACTTCGACGCGGTGCCGGGCGGCGTCGTCAACGACCGCTGGGGAGTGCCGTACCACGGGTTCCTCACGCGTGAATACACGGACATCCCCGACATCATCTCCGAGCCGTGGGAGTCCACGCGAGGACTCGGGTACTCCTTCGGGTACAACCAGGACGAGGACGCCAGGCATTCGCTCTCCGGAGCAGCGCTGGTGCGTCTCCTCGTGGATGTCGTCGCGAAGAACGGAAACCTGCTGATCAATGTGGGACCGGCTGCAGACGGATCGATCCCGGAGCTGCAGCGCGACGCGATGCGCGAACTCGGCGCGTGGCTGCGTGTGAACGGCGACGCGATCTACGGCACGCGGCCGTGGATCCGGATGGGGGAGCAGGCCGGGGTGCCGGTGCGGTACACCCGTTCGGCAGACGGCGTGCATCTCCACACGCTCGACCCGAGCGTCGGTACGGTTGCCCTGCCCGCGGAGTTCGGAGATGTCGAAATGCGCTGGCGGGACGGAACCCCCGCGCGCGCGGAGCGGGACGCGCACGGTATCCGGTCCGTCGAGGTTCCCGTTGGTCTGCGCGGAGAACCGGTCGCCGTGCTCACCGCATCCGGGATCTGA
- a CDS encoding carbohydrate ABC transporter permease yields the protein MSTDLQTSSVVLGDGEHVEVDRKGRTRAPLSAAERTRLVIAHVLVYIAAAIFVSPIVYAFFSALKPNSEMFTMPPSLVASEVRWTNFLDVFAYGPFLTYIGNSFFVAIAGTLVVLFVSTTAGYAFGRLRWKGRDAVFVLFLATLMVPAEVLVIPMFQVMQWFDWVDTYQALIFPFAFTAFGTFLMRQFFRGIPYELEEAARVDGAGPVRSFVQIILPLAKSAVAVLSVFTFLSFWNSYLWPLIVTVDYNAHGTLPIGLASFSGLTGTRWDLQMAAAIISMVPTTVLVIVLQKHLVKGIAMAGLGGR from the coding sequence ATGAGCACTGACCTGCAGACCTCATCCGTTGTGCTCGGCGATGGCGAACACGTCGAGGTCGACCGCAAGGGACGCACCAGGGCGCCGCTGAGCGCAGCGGAGCGTACCAGACTCGTCATCGCGCATGTGCTCGTCTATATCGCCGCGGCGATCTTCGTCTCGCCGATCGTGTACGCGTTCTTCTCGGCGCTCAAGCCGAACTCCGAGATGTTCACGATGCCGCCGTCGCTGGTCGCATCCGAGGTGCGCTGGACGAATTTCCTCGACGTGTTCGCTTACGGGCCGTTCCTGACCTACATTGGCAATTCGTTCTTCGTCGCGATCGCCGGCACGCTCGTCGTGCTGTTCGTCTCGACCACGGCCGGCTACGCCTTCGGACGGCTGCGATGGAAGGGGCGGGATGCCGTCTTCGTCCTGTTCCTCGCGACGCTCATGGTCCCCGCCGAGGTCCTCGTGATCCCGATGTTCCAGGTCATGCAATGGTTCGACTGGGTCGACACCTACCAGGCGCTGATCTTCCCGTTCGCGTTCACCGCGTTCGGCACCTTCCTGATGCGTCAGTTCTTCCGTGGCATCCCGTACGAGCTCGAAGAAGCCGCGCGCGTCGACGGCGCGGGGCCGGTCCGGTCGTTCGTGCAGATCATCCTGCCGCTCGCCAAGTCGGCCGTCGCCGTGCTCTCGGTCTTCACGTTCCTGTCTTTCTGGAACAGCTATCTGTGGCCGCTCATCGTGACCGTGGACTACAACGCGCACGGCACGCTGCCGATCGGCCTCGCCAGCTTCTCCGGCCTCACCGGCACCCGCTGGGACCTGCAGATGGCCGCTGCGATCATCTCGATGGTCCCGACGACCGTGCTGGTAATCGTGCTCCAGAAGCACCTGGTCAAGGGGATCGCGATGGCAGGACTCGGCGGGCGCTGA
- a CDS encoding sugar ABC transporter permease: MTANVPRRRSLAKVEGRQALGFATPALVGLALFTIVPVVLSVVMSFFDWPTFGEKTFIGIDNYIRLFTASPDFWPAMRNTAVFTILYVPLNVGLSLVLAMALGPRIRGRGALRVLFFIPVVTPMVANVLVWKMLLQPQGLFNGASESWFGVTLPNFLADPQWAMIMVVIMSVWQGVGYNMLIFSAALEQLPESVMEAARIDGASGLRMQLSIVVPMISPAVFFATIMTMITALQVFVQPQLLTGGGPGNATQPLVQFIYNQGFKFQELGLAAAGAWILFALIIVITALQFGAQKKWVHYEH, translated from the coding sequence ATGACCGCCAACGTGCCACGTCGCAGGTCTCTCGCCAAGGTCGAAGGCCGCCAGGCGCTGGGGTTCGCAACCCCGGCCCTGGTGGGCCTCGCCCTGTTCACCATCGTGCCTGTCGTGCTCTCCGTCGTGATGAGCTTCTTCGACTGGCCGACGTTCGGCGAGAAGACCTTCATCGGAATCGACAACTACATCCGGCTGTTCACGGCCAGCCCGGACTTCTGGCCGGCGATGCGGAACACCGCGGTCTTCACGATCCTCTACGTTCCGCTGAACGTCGGGCTGTCGCTCGTGCTCGCGATGGCCCTGGGGCCGCGCATTCGCGGTCGCGGCGCCCTCCGCGTGCTGTTCTTCATCCCCGTGGTGACGCCGATGGTCGCCAACGTGCTGGTGTGGAAGATGCTCCTGCAGCCACAAGGCCTGTTCAACGGCGCTTCGGAGAGCTGGTTCGGGGTGACGCTGCCGAACTTCCTGGCCGACCCGCAGTGGGCGATGATCATGGTCGTCATCATGAGCGTCTGGCAAGGCGTCGGATACAACATGCTCATCTTCTCGGCGGCGCTCGAGCAGTTGCCGGAGTCGGTGATGGAGGCCGCCAGGATCGACGGTGCGAGCGGATTGCGGATGCAGCTCAGCATCGTCGTCCCGATGATCTCGCCGGCGGTGTTCTTCGCCACGATCATGACGATGATCACGGCGCTCCAGGTGTTCGTGCAGCCGCAACTGCTCACCGGTGGCGGACCCGGAAATGCGACGCAACCGCTGGTCCAGTTCATCTACAACCAGGGCTTCAAATTCCAGGAGCTGGGCCTGGCCGCTGCGGGCGCGTGGATCCTGTTCGCTCTCATCATCGTCATCACGGCGCTGCAGTTCGGCGCGCAGAAGAAGTGGGTGCACTATGAGCACTGA
- a CDS encoding extracellular solute-binding protein: MKKIRMGAVAAIAGVAVAMTGCAGSGGASGSGDDGTIVVDMWAGSADDTKALEAQIKIAQEQNPDLKIELRTAPWGDFFTKLTTNMASGNMACVTGMNSGMLSSYTDGFAELSAADLKTAGLAESDFAPGATEILKNKGTMYGLPFDVATMLVYFNADQLAASGAATPAPGWTFDDFEATAKAATSNGKAGFAVGMGDFQWQALPIAKAGLQPVSADGELQLTDKKFVEAATWYGDLVSAQKVALPVASASDTGWGENQYSSGNAAMAVDGTWNAVSYLANESGFAAGMAPLPSEGGESLSLILGSGFGISKTCENKEDALKVLGSLLSADAQDYIASSGRSYPARAESQPLYFESIDEKYRAQVEEVFTAAFENVQGQYVSDNWSKVGTYVQPQLVSVYNGQETMAKVLESAQQQFAN; encoded by the coding sequence ATGAAGAAGATACGCATGGGCGCCGTCGCCGCCATCGCCGGCGTCGCCGTCGCCATGACGGGATGTGCCGGCTCCGGTGGAGCGTCCGGTTCTGGTGACGACGGCACGATCGTCGTCGACATGTGGGCCGGCTCTGCCGACGACACGAAGGCCCTCGAGGCGCAGATCAAGATCGCCCAGGAGCAGAACCCCGACCTGAAGATCGAGCTGCGCACGGCGCCATGGGGTGACTTCTTCACGAAGCTCACGACCAACATGGCGTCCGGCAACATGGCGTGCGTCACCGGTATGAACAGCGGCATGCTGTCCAGCTACACCGACGGCTTCGCCGAGCTCAGCGCGGCCGACCTCAAGACCGCCGGACTCGCCGAGAGCGATTTCGCACCGGGCGCGACCGAGATCCTGAAGAACAAGGGCACGATGTACGGCCTTCCCTTCGACGTCGCCACGATGCTCGTCTACTTCAACGCCGATCAGCTCGCTGCATCCGGCGCGGCGACTCCTGCTCCCGGCTGGACCTTCGACGACTTCGAAGCGACGGCCAAGGCGGCCACCAGCAACGGCAAGGCGGGCTTCGCCGTGGGAATGGGCGACTTCCAGTGGCAGGCTCTTCCGATCGCGAAGGCGGGCCTGCAGCCGGTCAGCGCCGATGGTGAGCTGCAGCTGACTGACAAGAAGTTCGTCGAGGCGGCCACGTGGTACGGGGACCTCGTCTCCGCACAGAAGGTGGCGCTCCCTGTCGCGTCCGCATCCGACACCGGCTGGGGAGAGAACCAGTACTCGAGTGGCAATGCGGCGATGGCAGTGGACGGCACCTGGAACGCGGTGAGCTACCTCGCCAACGAGTCGGGTTTCGCCGCAGGCATGGCGCCGCTTCCGTCTGAGGGCGGCGAATCGCTCAGCCTCATCCTCGGTTCCGGCTTCGGCATCTCCAAGACCTGCGAGAACAAGGAAGACGCCCTCAAGGTGCTCGGCTCGCTTCTCAGTGCCGACGCTCAGGACTACATCGCCTCCTCCGGGCGCAGCTACCCGGCGCGCGCCGAGAGCCAGCCGCTCTACTTCGAGTCGATCGATGAGAAGTACCGCGCGCAGGTCGAAGAGGTCTTCACGGCAGCGTTCGAGAACGTCCAGGGCCAGTACGTCAGCGACAACTGGTCGAAGGTCGGCACCTACGTCCAGCCGCAGCTGGTGAGCGTGTACAACGGGCAGGAGACGATGGCCAAGGTCCTCGAATCCGCCCAGCAGCAGTTCGCCAACTGA
- a CDS encoding alpha-L-fucosidase: MRQDWFSDARFGMFVHFGLYSAAARHEWVQSFERLTDADYRQYFEHFDPDLFDARALARTAKETGMGYVVLTTKHHDGFCLWDSTLTDFTSTVAVDRDLVREYVEALRAEGLKVGLYHSLIDWRHPHFTLDWTHPRRDDDDARDLDAGRDMAVYREYLHGQVRELLTEYGDIDYLFFDFTSPDEKDGWPGKGPDDWDAQALLALCRELQPNMLVNDRLGIPADFVTPEQYQPTAPLVRDGSPLVWEACQTLNGSWGYHRDNTDQKSATLLAQMLVDSVSMGGNMLLNIGPDGRGAIVPRDAATLSEIGTWMRLHRDAVIGAGHSSFVPPREGVYTRRGNRLYLSLFFWPMGFVHLPELAGKVAYARLLNDGSWLRTSVSDPGQEADLMTPAGQAEGTLTVHLPVQRPDVLIPVIELTLTD, from the coding sequence ATGCGACAGGACTGGTTCAGTGACGCCCGATTCGGCATGTTCGTCCACTTCGGGCTCTACAGCGCGGCGGCCCGACACGAGTGGGTGCAGAGCTTCGAGCGCCTCACCGATGCCGACTACCGGCAGTACTTCGAGCATTTCGACCCTGATCTCTTCGATGCCCGTGCTCTCGCGCGCACGGCGAAGGAGACGGGAATGGGTTATGTGGTGCTGACGACGAAGCACCATGACGGCTTCTGCCTCTGGGATTCCACACTCACCGACTTCACCTCCACCGTCGCCGTCGACCGGGACCTCGTCCGCGAGTACGTCGAGGCCTTGCGTGCAGAGGGGCTCAAAGTCGGTCTCTATCATTCGCTGATCGACTGGCGTCATCCGCATTTCACCCTCGACTGGACCCACCCGCGCCGCGACGACGACGACGCACGCGACCTCGACGCGGGTAGGGACATGGCCGTGTATCGGGAGTATCTGCACGGTCAAGTGCGTGAACTGCTCACCGAATACGGCGACATCGACTACCTGTTCTTCGATTTCACCAGCCCCGACGAGAAAGACGGCTGGCCGGGGAAGGGGCCGGACGACTGGGATGCGCAGGCGTTGCTCGCGCTGTGTCGAGAGCTGCAGCCGAACATGCTGGTGAACGACCGGCTCGGCATCCCTGCAGACTTCGTCACACCGGAGCAGTACCAGCCGACCGCGCCCCTCGTGCGCGACGGGAGCCCGCTGGTGTGGGAGGCATGTCAGACCCTCAACGGCTCGTGGGGGTATCACCGTGACAACACCGACCAGAAGTCGGCGACCCTGCTGGCTCAGATGCTCGTCGATTCCGTATCGATGGGCGGCAACATGCTGCTCAACATCGGACCCGACGGGCGCGGAGCGATCGTTCCTCGTGATGCCGCGACCCTGTCCGAGATCGGGACCTGGATGCGGTTGCACCGAGACGCCGTCATCGGGGCCGGGCATTCCTCGTTCGTCCCGCCTCGTGAAGGCGTGTACACGCGTCGCGGCAATCGCCTGTACCTGAGTCTCTTCTTCTGGCCGATGGGATTCGTGCATCTCCCGGAGCTCGCCGGAAAGGTCGCGTACGCACGCCTTCTCAATGACGGCTCGTGGCTGCGGACGAGTGTGTCAGATCCTGGGCAGGAAGCCGACCTCATGACGCCGGCCGGTCAAGCAGAGGGCACGCTGACGGTGCATCTCCCGGTGCAGCGCCCCGATGTCCTCATCCCGGTGATCGAACTCACGCTGACGGACTGA
- the ilvC gene encoding ketol-acid reductoisomerase gives MSTEIFYDADADLSLIQGKKVAIVGYGSQGHAHAQNLRDSGVEVAIALKEGSKSAAKAEEAGFPVKTVADAAEWADVIMILAPDQYQRTIFNESIKDKLTPGKTLAFAHGFNIRFGYIDAPEGVDVILVAPKAPGHTVRREFVAGRGIPDIIAVERDASGHAWDLALSYAKAIGGTRAGVIKTTFTEETETDLFGEQAVLCGGVSHLVQAGFETLVEAGYQPQIAYFEVLHELKLIVDLMWEGGIAKQRWSVSDTAEYGDYVSGPRVVTPEVKASMQAILSDIQSGAFAKRFIDDQDNGGEEFLALRAKEETHPIEATGKELRALFAWKQQDEDYVDGSAAR, from the coding sequence GTGAGCACCGAGATCTTCTACGACGCAGACGCAGACCTGTCCCTGATCCAGGGCAAGAAGGTCGCGATCGTCGGCTACGGATCGCAGGGCCACGCCCACGCGCAGAACCTGCGCGACTCGGGTGTCGAGGTCGCGATCGCCCTCAAGGAGGGCTCGAAGTCCGCCGCGAAGGCCGAAGAGGCCGGCTTCCCGGTCAAGACGGTGGCGGATGCCGCCGAGTGGGCTGACGTCATCATGATCCTCGCGCCGGACCAGTACCAGCGCACGATCTTCAACGAGTCCATCAAGGACAAGCTGACCCCGGGCAAGACGCTCGCGTTCGCACACGGCTTCAACATTCGCTTCGGGTACATCGACGCTCCCGAGGGCGTCGACGTCATCCTCGTCGCCCCGAAGGCTCCCGGGCACACGGTGCGTCGTGAGTTCGTCGCCGGCCGCGGCATCCCGGACATCATCGCCGTCGAGCGCGACGCGTCCGGCCACGCCTGGGACCTCGCGCTCTCCTATGCGAAGGCGATCGGCGGCACGCGTGCCGGTGTCATCAAGACGACCTTCACCGAAGAGACCGAGACCGACCTGTTCGGTGAGCAGGCCGTGCTCTGCGGTGGCGTCAGCCACCTCGTGCAGGCCGGCTTCGAGACCCTGGTCGAGGCGGGCTACCAGCCGCAAATCGCCTACTTCGAGGTGCTGCACGAGCTGAAGCTCATCGTCGACCTGATGTGGGAGGGCGGCATCGCCAAGCAGCGCTGGTCGGTCTCCGACACGGCCGAGTACGGCGACTACGTCTCCGGCCCGCGCGTCGTGACTCCCGAGGTCAAGGCGTCGATGCAGGCGATCCTCTCCGACATTCAGTCGGGTGCCTTCGCGAAGCGCTTCATCGACGACCAGGACAACGGCGGCGAAGAGTTCCTCGCGCTCCGCGCGAAGGAAGAGACGCACCCGATCGAGGCGACGGGCAAGGAGCTGCGCGCTCTGTTCGCGTGGAAGCAGCAGGACGAAGACTACGTCGACGGCAGCGCTGCGCGCTGA
- the ilvN gene encoding acetolactate synthase small subunit, protein MSTHVLSLLVENKPGLLTRVAGLFARRGFNIESLAVGVTEVPGISRITVVVDVEDLPLEQVTKQLNKLINVIKIVELDPASSVQRDHMLVKVRTDNATRSNVIEVVNLFRASVVDYAPDALVVEVTGDKGKVEAILRALEPFGIKEIAQSGLLAIGRGGKSITERVLRG, encoded by the coding sequence ATGTCGACCCACGTACTGAGTCTGTTGGTGGAGAACAAGCCCGGTCTCCTCACGCGCGTCGCCGGGCTCTTCGCCCGTCGCGGCTTCAACATCGAGTCGCTCGCTGTCGGCGTGACCGAGGTGCCCGGAATCTCCCGCATCACGGTCGTCGTCGACGTGGAGGACCTGCCCCTCGAGCAGGTGACCAAGCAGCTGAACAAGCTGATCAACGTCATCAAGATCGTCGAGCTGGACCCGGCGTCCTCCGTGCAGCGCGACCACATGCTGGTCAAGGTGCGCACCGACAACGCGACCCGCTCGAACGTGATCGAGGTCGTGAACCTGTTCCGGGCCTCGGTCGTCGATTACGCCCCCGACGCTCTGGTCGTCGAGGTGACCGGCGACAAGGGCAAGGTCGAAGCGATCCTGCGCGCACTGGAGCCCTTCGGCATCAAGGAGATCGCCCAGTCCGGCCTCCTCGCCATCGGCCGTGGCGGCAAGAGCATCACCGAGCGCGTCCTGCGCGGCTGA